A DNA window from Aspergillus nidulans FGSC A4 chromosome V contains the following coding sequences:
- the rpn8 gene encoding proteasome regulatory particle lid subunit RPN8 (transcript_id=CADANIAT00003105): protein MPATTADTLSLVTRTVTVAPLVLLSVADHYGRSAKGTRKRVVGVLLGEHIGGNVRVSNSFAVPFEEDEKDPSVWFLDHNFVESMRDMFKKINAREKLIGWYHSGPKLRASDLEINELFKRYTPNPLLVIVDVQPKEVGVPTDAYFAVDEIKDDGTTTSRTFVHTPSTIEAEEAEEIGVEHLLRDIRDVAVGTLSTRITSQLQSLQGLHLRLRDIGQYLQKVLDHELPVNHAILGNLQDVFNLLPNLSTPSTTARVGGEPEQSTDNAELARAMSIKTNDQLMAIYLSSLVRAVTAYHDLIENKIQNRQQQEEVEQKREQEANSAKNEKEGAKKVTNTSEPKEESKEKTKR, encoded by the exons ATGCCTGCTACCACGGCGGACACGCTTTCCCTCGTCACGCGGACCGTCACTGTTGCTCCGTTGGTACTTCTCTCCGTCGCAGATCACTATGGACGCTCTGCAAAGGGCACTCGGAAGCGAGTGGTTGGCGTACTGCTAGGAGAACACATTGGAGGGAATGTGCGGGTGTCAAACAGCTTCGCCG TCCCgttcgaggaagacgaaaaggATCCATCAGTGTGGTTCTTAGATCACAACTTTGTCGAGTCGATGCGAGACATGTTCAAGAAGATTAACGCCCGCGAGAAGCTGATCGGATGGTATCACTCCGGCCCGAAACTGCGCGCTTCGGATCTCGAGATCAACGAGCTATTCAAACGATACACACCAAACCCCCTGCTAGTTATTGTAGATGTACAACCGAAGGAGGTTGGCGTCCCAACCGATGCTTACTTTGCGGTGGATGAAATCAAGGAC GACGGTACCACTACATCCAGGACGTTCGTGCATACCCCATCTACAAtcgaagcagaggaagcagaggaaATCGGTGTGGAACACCTTCTCCGAGACATCAGAGACGTCGCTGTGGGAACTCTCTCCACCCGCATCACATCGCAACTGCAGTCCTTGCAAGGCTTACACCTCCGCCTCCGTGATATTGGCCAATATCTTCAGAAGGTTCTTGACCACGAACTACCCGTGAACCACGCCATCCTCGGTAATCTCCAAgatgtcttcaacctccttcCCAATCTGTCTACACCGAGTACCACGGCGCGGGTTGGCGGTGAGCCAGAACAATCAACAGATAACGCCGAGTTGGCTCGCGCTATGAGCATCAAGACGAACGACCAATTGATGGCCATCTACCTAAGCAGCTTGGTCCGTGCCGTTACAGCGTATCACGACCTTATTGAGAACAAGATTCAGAACCGACAacagcaggaagaagtcgaGCAGAAGAGGGAGCAGGAGGCCAACAGCGCGAAGAATGAGAAGGAGGGCGCAAAGAAGGTCACAAACACATCTGAGCCGAAGGAGGAGTCCAAGGAGAAGACCAAGCGGTAG
- the adk1 gene encoding adenylate kinase ADK1 (transcript_id=CADANIAT00003106), with the protein MAPITDDVVAGLKSTIGKLEARIEDLESRLGGEPKPKSIAEHMRIILMGPPGAGKGTQAPKIKEKYCVCHLATGDMLRSQVAKKTDLGREAKKIMDQGGLVSDEIMVNMIKSELENNAECKNGFILDGFPRTVAQAERLDEMLVARNQKLQHAIELKIDDALLVARITGRLVHPASGRSYHKIFNPPKEAMKDDITGEPLVQRSDDNAEALKKRLVTYHAQTAPVCDYYKKTGIWRGIDASQEPGQVWKSLLGVFNNKN; encoded by the exons ATGGCTCCCATCACAGATGACGTGGTCGCTGGACTCAAGTCCACGATCGGTAAGCTCGAAGCTCGCATTGAGGACTTGGAAAGCCGCCTCGGCGGTGAACCCAAGCCCAAGTCTATCGCGGAGCACATGCGAATCATTCTTATGGGACCTCCTGGTGCCG GCAAGGGTACGCAGGCACCTAAGATCAAGGAGAAGTACTGCGTGTGCCACCTG GCTACTGGTGACATGCTGCGATCCCAGGTCGCGAAGAAGACCGACCTCGGAAGGGAGGCTAAGAAGATCATGGATCAGGGTGGTCTGGTCAGCGATGAGATCATGGTTAACATGATCAAGAGTGAATTGGAGAACAACGCAGAGTGCAAGAACGG TTTCATTCTGGACGGTTTCCCTCGCACTGTCGCCCAGGCTGAGCGCCTCGACGAGATGCTGGTTGCTCGCAACCAGAAGCTTCAGCATGCCATCGAGCTTAAGATTGACGATGCCCTCCTGGTTGCCCGTATCACCGGTCGTCTCGTCCACCCGGCTTCCGGCCGTTCATACCACAAGATCTTTAACCCTCCCaaggaggccatgaaggatGACATCACCGGCGAGCCCCTTGTCCAGCGCTCCGATGACAATGCTGAGGCTCTCAAGAAGCGTCTGGTCACATATCACGCCCAGACTGCCCCTGTTTGCGATTATTACAAGAAGACTGGTATCTGGAGGGGTATCGACGCCAGCCAAGAGCCTGGTCAGGTCTGGAAGAGCCTTCTCGGTGTCTTCAACAATAAGAACTAA
- a CDS encoding Gfo/Idh/MocA family protein (transcript_id=CADANIAT00003107) yields MAPYNIRWGILATGGIADAFVRDLLLDPSTRSASDISHTVVAVSSSSSASRAEKFIANTGIPSPCTAYGSYEALVADPNVDVVYVATPHSHHFQNVMLCLEAGKHVLCEKAFTVNAQQTRILVETARKKNLFLMEAVWTRYFPLSIEIRELIKNGAIGEVLRVTADNSFGGTPEEKFSTEHRMVNKDLAGGALLDLGIYSLTWVFQTLYHTLPREARKPPSRVSAHITPYHLTGADEATTILLSFPTTTPSNSEHPGESQAVASTSIRVATDPDETNTARPAIRIQGTKGEIQVDGPAFRPEVYRIIPVKGQGMGEFKEKKFDFPANGRGMYWEADEVARCLRDGKLESETMSLEESIVIMDVMDEARRQNGLTYPEKIESTVYPTQL; encoded by the exons ATGGCTCCTTACAACATCCGGTGGGGTATCTTGG CTACCGGCGGAATTGCAGATG CATTCGTCCgcgacctcctcctcgacccgTCTACCCGCTCAGCCTCCGACATCTCCCACACAGTTGTGGCagtctcctcctcgtcctcagcgTCCCGCGCCGAGAAATTTATTGCAAATACCGGGATTCCCTCCCCCTGCACCGCCTATGGATCCTACGAAGCTCTGGTGGCCGATCCCAACGTCGACGTCGTCTACGTCGCAACCCCACACTCGCACCACTTCCAGAATGTCATGCTCTGTCTGGAAGCGGGAAAGCACGTTCTCTGCGAGAAGGCGTTTACAGTGAATGCGCAGCAGACGCGGATTTTGGTTGAGACGGCACGGAAGAAGAATCTATTCCTAATGGAAGCTGTGTGGACGAGGTACTTCCCGCTAAGTATTGAGATTCGAGAGttgatcaagaacggcgCCATTGGGGAGGTGTTAAGGGTTACGGCGGATAATAGCTTTGGGGGTACGCCTGAAGAAAAGTTTAGCACAGAGCATCGGATGGTAAATAAGGATTTGGCTGGCGGAGCGTTGCTTGACC TCGGTATCTACTCTCTGACCTGGGTCTTCCAGACTCTTTACCACACCCTCCCCAGGGAGGCGAGAAAGCCTCCCTCGCGCGTCTCTGCGCATATAACGCCCTACCACCTCACCGGTGCTGACGAGGCAACCACGATCCTCCTGTCGTTCCCGACAACAACGCCCTCCAATTCCGAGCATCCAGGTGAATCCCAAGCCGTGGCATCCACGTCTATTCGTGTTGCGACCGATCCGGATGAGACCAACACCGCTCGTCCAGCGATCCGTATCCAGGGCACAAAGGGGGAGATCCAAGTCGATGGGCCAGCGTTCCGGCCAGAGGTGTATCGCATAATCCCTGTGAAAGGCCAGGGTATGGGTgagttcaaggagaagaagttcgaCTTCCCTGCCAACGGAAGGGGCATGTACTGGGAGGCAGATGAGGTAGCAAGATGTCTGAGGGACGGGAAATTGGAGAGTGAGACTATGTCTCTAGAGGAGAGTATTGTGATTATGGATGTAATGGATGAGGCGAGAAGGCAGAATGGGTTGACTTATCCTGAGAAGATCGAGTCGACTGTTTACCCTACTCAGCTGTGA
- a CDS encoding putative mRNA cleavage factor complex component Pcf11 (transcript_id=CADANIAT00003108): MSAALASDEVAEDYKNSLEDLTTNDRFQISNLTVIAKENTEHAMAISRVLENHIRTTPPAQKLPALYVVDSIVKNVGTPYTLFLGRNMYQTFMNAYTLVDSQTRRKLDEMLKTWKEPVPGSLDTRPVFPPDITRSIENALIKARTAALQQQQARGQQDVFNRSRVGTPPGWRNTLTTPQMPGRYPPPANSLQGQRPASNGYPTGDPLPVRSTPTPQLQVQEVDLSSLNRDVEVLIAAARTEFANNPLDPSVQQRLKALLDLQGIMQRQQLTQEQLKLVRDQVSALAPKPSIQAAQPAPSHIPVTSAPTIATPPVAQSFSQPLQQLLNPGTLAELIKATAARQQPTPPQVPSVPQLPVSSTPQIPSSAPENPLIAALRAKGLLPASSAPPGGSVPSPTAGAFPFIVPGQVRYTPPVPTPQAVSTAEVQVNVQMNTASIKIPRSMLIASLYEARSNRCGTCGRRFFATEEGKQKKARHLDWHFRTNQRMADAARRAQNRSWYVDERDWIKSRELGDDQVITDAEATSENTAGNDSESKKGPAKQWIRAPNDATLRNTPCPICQEKFESTWSEDVQDWIWQDAIKVGNRVYHASCYAEVTKDGPPRGRETPSGRTGTPDSVLGKRKAEGTDSPSQNVRIKTEPV, translated from the exons ATGTCAGCCGCGCTGGCCTCTGATGAAGTTGCCGAGGACTACAAGAACTCCTTGGAAGACCTAACCACCAATGACAGGTTTCAGATCAGCAACTTAACCGTCATTGCAAAGGAAAACACTGAACATGCGATGGCCATCTCCCGCGTTCTGGAGAATCATATCCGAACA ACACCGCCGGCTCAGAAACTACCTGCGTTGTATGTAGTCGACTCGATTGTGAAGAATGTAGGCACTCCCTACACTCTGTTCCTCGGGAGGAACATGTATCAGACTTTCATGAACGCATACACGCTGGTCGACTCACAAACCCGCAGGAAGCTGGACGAGATGCTGAAGACTTGGAAAGAACCAGTTCCAGGGTCTTTGGATACGAGGCCGGTTTTTCCGCCGGATATCACTCGCAGCATCGAAAACGCTTTGATTAAAGCGAGGACTGCTgcccttcagcaacagcaagctAGAGGCCAGCAGGATGTTTTCAACCGCAGCCGAGTTGGGACTCCTCCTGGCTGGCGAAACACTCTCACAACACCCCAAATGCCCGGTCGATACCCGCCGCCCGCAAACTCCCTGCAAGGCCAAAGGCCTGCATCAAATGGATATCCAACG GGCGATCCCTTGCCTGTTCGGTCAACTCCCACGCCCCAGCTCCAGGTACAAGAAGTTGACCTTTCATCTTTGAATCGGGATGTTGAAGTCttgattgctgctgctcgaacTGAATTCGCCAATAATCCTCTTGACCCATCTGTTCAACAACGACTTAAAGCGCTTCTAGACTTGCAAGGCATTATGCAACGCCAGCAACTTACCCAAGAGCAGCTCAAACTTGTCCGTGATCAAGTGTCAGCGCTCGCTCCCAAGCCCTCCATACAGGCAGCCCAGCCCGCTCCTTCCCATATTCCTGTCACATCAGCCCCGACCATAGCCACTCCGCCAGTCGCACAGTCATTCTCGCAGCCACTTCAGCAGCTCTTGAACCCAGGGACACTGGCGGAACTCATCAAAGCCACGGCTGCGCGGCAGCAGCCTACTCCACCCCAAGTTCCCTCTGTTCCACAACTACCCGTCAGTAGCACTCCACAAAtaccttcttcagcaccagAGAATCCACTTATTGCAGCTCTAAGAGCAAAGGGGCTCTTACCTGCGTCCTCCGCACCACCAGGGGGTTCAGTTCCATCACCTACCGCAGGTGCGTTCCCATTCATAGTGCCAGGACAGGTGCGATATACGCCACCCGTGCCCACACCGCAAGCGGTGAGTACTGCAGAAGTACAAGTTAATGTTCAAATGAACACCGCGTCCATCAAAAT ACCTCGTAGCATGTTGATTGCCAGTCTCTACGAAGCACGATCTAATAGATGCGGCACTTGTGGCCGTCGGTTCTTCGCAactgaagaagggaaacagaagaaggccCGACATCTCGATTGGCACTTTCGGACAAACCAACGGATGGCTGATGCCGCTCGGCGCGCTCAGAACCGCAGTTGGTACGTTGATGAACGG GATTGGATAAAATCACGAGAGCTGGGAGACGACCAAGTTATCACAGACGCGGAAGCTACGAGCGAGAATACCGCTGGCAACGACAGCGAGTCAAAGAAAGGACCGGCTAAACAATGGATTCGGGCACCCAACGATGCCACGTTGCGCAACACACCGTGTCCCATCTGTCAAGAGAAGTTTGAGTCTACCTGGTCGGAAGATGTTCAAGACTGGATCTGGCAGGACGCAATAAAGGTCGGCAATCGTGTGTACCATGCCAGCTGCTATGCGGAAGTGACTAAAGACGGGCCACCTCGTGGTCGAGAAACGCCATCAGGGCGTACTGGAACCCCTGACTCTGTTCTGGGCAAGCGAAAAGCTGAG GGAACTGACTCTCCTAGCCAGAACGTGCGGATCAAGACCGAGCCGGTCTAA
- a CDS encoding uncharacterized protein (transcript_id=CADANIAT00003109): MKLISAAVAACLLPLALANSILVTYPKDTPDSVIESAKDSVRKNGGVITHEYSLVIKGFAATAPEEAIQQISTQSTAYKPTIEQDQTVSIS, from the exons ATGAAGCTGATCTCCGCTGCTGTCGCCGCATGCTTGCTTCCTCTTGCGCTCGCCAACTCAATCCTTGTGACTTACCCCAAGGATACACCGGACTCTGTGATAGAGAGCGCGAAAGACTCTGTCCGGAAGAAT GGTGGGGTTATTACTCATGAATACTCCT TGGTAATCAA GGGATTTGCCGCAACCGCTCCGGAAGAAGCTATCCAGCAGATCTCGACGCAGTCGACTGCTTATAAGCCCACCATCGAACAGGACCAGACAGTTTCGATTTCGTAA
- a CDS encoding protein HookA (transcript_id=CADANIAT00003110), with protein sequence MESERTVSHSEALLAWVNSFDLVGEPKQIAELSDGRIIWDILHDIDPERFPDVTDPKKSNLENLVTIHGRLQYNILDLRKSEGWPRGLDPEPNLIEFAENNSARDAEKLLKLVFFAATITAKGNTASYETYGDAIQKLDSPIQESLQDFLENVEEGQYELDDLARESRESQLVKTIEELKQENTVLREKYVKTEQRVLELEYAEENYKSELEFMKERIEVLKSGKGEFGFSKRDLDQKTEEIAALEEQLFIASEQNGKLSSRIDELLREAKDYQAVRDKLDIEKNNYANANRNAKFAAEQKSKEIEMLQTKNQNLEAEKKELKKQVLEYDVQVQRLNDQLRESNNALARSEREAREMSITKGNVDLDNEELRRRLEGAEKEIHDLKGRIGELEGIDDEYSGTPRSRTPTTGVLTPGIQGNLQKDLEAAGFEESTLSIGEEEHTDFTSRVEEGPGEELNKENDEQQLAMKEEDKAKLLQEMLKPLEEAKEQLAQFISQQTGAGSEAIQQSLEELTKQISDLIEKDHERLAQRAQYIHQQNEQIKVLRERISELETVVEEANAAEREEDTVSKERERALEKQLDALTRELALMSSAWYELQSKLHSTNNVPTSRYRHGSAGLVDAQKSWLARQRSAVAGP encoded by the exons ATGGAGTCGGAGCGTACCGTCAGCCATTCCGAAGCGTTGCTGGCATGGGTTAACAGCTTCGATCTCGTGGGTGAACCAAAGCAAATAGCCGAATTATCAGATGGAAGGATAATCTGGGATATTCTACACGACATTGACCCAGAACGCTTCCCCGACGTCACGGATCCTAAGAAGTCCAACTTGGAGAACCTGGTCACGATACACGGACGACTACAATATAACATTCTGGATTTACGAAAGTCGGAGGGCTGGCCCCGAGGGCTGGATCCAGAACCAAATCTGATTGAGTTCGCCGAAAACAACTCGGCTAGGGACGCggagaagctgctgaagcttgtcttcttcgctgccaCAATCACCGCCAAGGGAAACACTGCGAGTTACGAGACATACGGCGATGCCATTCAGAAACTTGATAGTCCGATTCAGGAGAGTCTCCAGGATTTTCTTGAAAATGTGGAGGAAGGCCAGTACGAGCTGGACGACTTGGCGCGTGAATCACGGGAATCGCAGCTGGTGAAGACGATCGAGGAACTTAAGCAGGAAAATACCGTGCTCCGTGAGAAATACGTAAAGACGGAACAGCGCGTGCTTGAGTTAGAATATGCTGAGGAAAACTACAAGTCGGAACTGGAGTTCATGAAAGAGCGCATCGAGGTTTTGAAATCTGGCAAGGGCGAGTTTGGGTTTAGCAAACGAGACCTCGACCAGAAGAccgaggagattgcagcaCTTGAGGAGCAGCTCTTCATAGCTTCGGAACAGAACGGCAAGCTATCGAGCCGAATTGATGAACTACTCCGCGAGGCAAAGGATTATCAAGCTGTGCGCGATAAGCTTGACATCGAGAAGAATAACTATGCCAATGCGAATCGCAATGCTAAATTTGCGGCCGAGCAGAAATCGAAGGAAATCGAGATGTTGCAGACTAAGAACCAAAACCTTGAGGCTGAGAAaaaggagctcaagaagcAAGTGTTGGAGTACGATGTGCAAGTACAGAGACTCAATGACCAATTAAGGGAGAGCAATAATGCCCTTGCTCGATCCGAACGAGAGGCCCGCGAGATGTCCATCACAAAGGGCAACGTCGACCTGGATAACGAAGAGCTCCGGAGGAGACTGGAGGGTGCTGAAAAAGAGATTCATGATTTGAAGGGGAGGATTGGTGAGCTGGAAGGAATAGACGACGAATACTCGGGTACTCCTCGTAGCCGGACTCCTACAACGGGTGTGTTGACACCGGGTATTCAAGGAAACCTACAAAAGGATTTGGAAGCTGCTGGGTTTGAGGAATCCACACTGTCTattggcgaggaagagcatACAGATTTCACCAGCAGGGTTGAGGAAGGCCCAGGGGAAGAACTGAACAAGGAAAACgacgagcagcagctggcgatgaaggaagaagacaaggcTAAACTTCTCCAAGAGATGCTCAAACCGCTCGAAGAGGCAAAGGAACAGCTCGCGCAGTTCATCTCTCAACAGACAGGTGCAGGGTCAGAGGCCATCCAGCAGTCTCTTGAAGAGCTCACAAAGCAGATTTCAGACTTAATCGAGAAGGACCATGAAAGACTAGCTCAGCGTGCACAG TACATCCACCAACAAAACGAACAAATCAAAGTATTGCGAGAACGAATCAGTGAGCTCGAGAcggttgttgaagaagccaacgCTGCTGAACGTGAGGAAGACACCGTCAGCAAAGAGCGCGAG CGCGCCCTCGAGAAACAGCTCGATGCCCTAACCCGGGAACTCGCCCTCATGAGTTCAGCCTGGTACGAGCTACAAAGCAAGCTACATAGCACGAATAATGTTCCTACCTCGCGGTATCGCCATGGCTCCGCCGGACTAGTGGACGCTCAGAAGAGTTGGCTTGCTAGACAAAGAAGTGCCGTTGCTGGTCCATGA